CTCCGAGTAGCCTGGGCGCGTGGAGCCGAGCGCACCTCTGCACGAACGGGGGGACGATGCCCTCGTCGAAGCTGCGGGTCGCGGCGACCGCGAAGCGCTCCGCGTCCTCGTCGAGCGCTGGGGGCCGCGGGTGCTCGCCTTCCTGCAACGAGCCCTGGCATCGAGCCGCGACGCCGAAGATCTCGCCCAGGAGACTTTCCTCCGCGTCCATCGTGCGGCGCCGCGCTATCGCGCCCAGGGCCGCTTCCCTGCCTGGCTCTTCCGCATCGCCGGCAACCTGGCGCGACAAGAGTTGCGGCGGCGGAAAGTCGTTTCCCTGCTCCTCGGCGAACCGAGCTCGCGCCCCGAGGAGATCTTCGCCTCCCTGCCTGCACCGCCCTCCTTCGCTCCCGAGAGCGCGCTGCAGGCAGAGGAAATGCGCCGGGCCCTCGCCTGGGCGATGTCGCGCCTCCCGGCGCGGCAGCGATTGGCGGT
The sequence above is a segment of the Candidatus Krumholzibacteriia bacterium genome. Coding sequences within it:
- a CDS encoding sigma-70 family RNA polymerase sigma factor; this encodes MEPSAPLHERGDDALVEAAGRGDREALRVLVERWGPRVLAFLQRALASSRDAEDLAQETFLRVHRAAPRYRAQGRFPAWLFRIAGNLARQELRRRKVVSLLLGEPSSRPEEIFASLPAPPSFAPESALQAEEMRRALAWAMSRLPARQRLAVLLRYYEDMPVADIAAALGTSPHAAESLLARGTRTLRTLLRDLRP